From Saprospiraceae bacterium, one genomic window encodes:
- a CDS encoding ABC-F family ATP-binding cassette domain-containing protein: protein MRIELAKLLLANPDLLLLDEPNNHLDIISIRWLESYLRNYEGAVVLISHDLMFVDNVADRIIEIDRGKIYDFKGKYSAFIEYKKIRKDIEQSEYNSQQKLIQQKEQLIDKFRAKASKASFAKSLQSELARMEIKDAPEEELAAMRLRFQAYKPGGRIAFEATGLSKSYGDLLVLDQVDLLVERGQKLSFIGQNGQGKSTMVKMISGQLLPTKGDIKSVHEIKIGYYAQEHTDILDPGLTILQTLEDASIPEARPMVRTILGGLGFQGKDVDKKVKVLSGGEKSRLRLATLLVQPHNLLILDEPTHHLDIPSKEALKEAIKNYNGTVIIVSHDREFLRGLAEKTIYFAHQKIRVFEGDIDYFLEKMDSEDILQSFQTAAQIQTQKLHKPVQLNPDEQKNLQKKIKSIERQIEQLEFKIKECEIKMADPEFYQSKAYNETMSQYKLDKTKLNSLTKEWEQVMEQMV, encoded by the coding sequence ATGAGAATCGAACTCGCCAAATTGCTTTTGGCAAATCCGGATCTCTTGCTTCTGGACGAACCGAATAACCATTTGGACATTATCTCCATCCGATGGCTGGAATCCTATCTCAGGAATTACGAAGGTGCTGTGGTTCTGATTTCCCATGATTTGATGTTTGTTGACAATGTTGCAGACCGTATCATCGAAATTGACCGCGGAAAAATTTATGATTTCAAAGGAAAGTATTCTGCTTTTATTGAATACAAAAAAATAAGAAAGGATATTGAGCAAAGCGAGTACAATTCCCAACAAAAACTGATCCAGCAGAAAGAACAGTTAATCGATAAATTCAGAGCAAAGGCCAGCAAAGCATCTTTTGCAAAATCACTGCAATCCGAACTCGCACGAATGGAAATCAAAGATGCACCGGAAGAAGAGCTGGCTGCCATGCGTCTTCGGTTTCAGGCCTACAAACCAGGTGGACGAATCGCTTTTGAGGCAACCGGACTATCTAAATCCTATGGAGATTTGTTGGTCCTTGATCAGGTTGATCTGTTGGTTGAAAGGGGCCAGAAGCTCAGCTTTATAGGTCAAAACGGCCAAGGCAAAAGTACCATGGTCAAAATGATATCCGGACAACTTTTGCCAACTAAGGGTGATATCAAATCGGTGCATGAAATCAAGATTGGTTACTATGCACAAGAACATACGGATATATTGGATCCTGGACTCACCATCCTGCAAACCTTGGAAGATGCTTCTATTCCGGAGGCGAGGCCGATGGTAAGGACCATTTTGGGTGGTCTGGGTTTTCAGGGAAAGGATGTGGACAAAAAAGTAAAGGTGCTGAGCGGTGGTGAAAAGTCGAGATTGCGATTGGCGACTTTACTGGTCCAACCGCATAATCTATTGATCCTCGATGAGCCAACACACCACCTCGACATCCCATCGAAAGAGGCACTGAAAGAAGCCATCAAAAACTACAATGGGACCGTCATCATCGTCTCGCACGATAGGGAGTTCTTGCGCGGATTGGCGGAGAAAACCATTTACTTTGCCCATCAAAAAATAAGGGTTTTCGAAGGTGACATTGATTATTTTTTGGAGAAAATGGATTCAGAGGACATCCTCCAGTCATTTCAAACTGCTGCGCAGATCCAGACCCAAAAGCTTCACAAACCTGTCCAACTCAATCCTGATGAGCAAAAAAATTTGCAGAAAAAAATTAAGTCAATTGAGAGGCAGATCGAGCAACTGGAATTTAAAATCAAAGAATGCGAAATCAAAATGGCTGATCCAGAGTTTTATCAATCCAAAGCCTACAACGAAACCATGAGTCAGTATAAACTTGATAAGACCAAGCTTAATTCACTAACAAAAGAATGGGAGCAGGTGATGGAGCAAATGGTCTAA